One genomic region from Pseudoduganella dura encodes:
- the def gene encoding peptide deformylase has protein sequence MTVRDILKMGDPRLLRQADPVRDFDTPALHALIADMFDTMHAANGAGLAAPQIGVNLQVVIFGFKSNARYPDAPQVPETVLINPVLTPLSEEKEEGFEGCLSVPGLRGSVPRYVRLRYEGFDQHGRPIVRDAEDFHARVVQHEVDHLHGILYPSRIEDFSKFGFTSVMFPELDPNDDD, from the coding sequence ATGACCGTCCGCGACATCCTGAAGATGGGCGATCCGCGCCTGCTGCGGCAGGCCGACCCCGTGCGGGACTTCGACACGCCCGCGCTGCACGCGCTGATCGCCGACATGTTCGATACGATGCACGCCGCGAACGGCGCCGGCCTCGCCGCCCCGCAGATCGGCGTCAACCTGCAGGTGGTGATCTTCGGCTTCAAGTCCAACGCGCGCTACCCGGATGCGCCGCAGGTGCCGGAAACGGTGCTGATCAACCCGGTGCTCACGCCGCTCTCCGAAGAGAAGGAAGAAGGCTTCGAAGGCTGCCTGTCGGTACCCGGCCTGCGCGGCAGCGTGCCCCGCTACGTGCGGCTGCGCTACGAAGGCTTCGACCAGCACGGCAGGCCGATCGTGCGCGACGCCGAGGATTTCCATGCGCGCGTGGTGCAGCACGAAGTGGATCACCTGCATGGCATCCTGTACCCGAGCCGCATCGAGGATTTCAGCAAGTTTGGTTTTACCAGCGTGATGTTCCCGGAGCTCGATCCGAACGACGACGATTGA
- a CDS encoding OPT family oligopeptide transporter, whose translation MSQPSSSNPLEFSARGIILGVLITLVFTAAQVYLGLKVGLTFATSIPAAVISMALLSAFKDATIQENNIVQTIASAAGTLASVIFVLPGLLMIGWWAKIPFWPTFGACAIGGVLGVMYTIPLRRALVSQSKLPYPEGVAAAEVLKVGTQSRAGAQEGKAGLKAVIWGTLASAFFALLAGAKVIAGEVSHYFRFGAGSGATGLGAASSLALIGAGHLMGITVGIAMLVGLVIAWGILVPVLTSLTPMAAGASVADHALGVWSTQVRMMGAGTIGAAAIVTLATLAKPVFGGLKSALDASRAAKHGGAAVPREERDMPIFIVGLVTLIAMVPAGWLLSAFLEGGVLASIATPLVVVGIGYILVAGLLAAAVCGYMAGLIGSSNSPVSGIAILTILGAATSVGFVGREVMGPETTQALIAFALFVTTVVLAVAVIGNDNLQDLKTGQLVGATPWKQQVALIIGVFAGSCVVPPVLELLNQAYGFAGAPNNQAISDQPLAAPQATLISTLARGVIGGDLPWHLIGWGAAIGLILVAIDFVLKKTSHGKYSLPPLGVGLAVYLPSAVTAPVVVGAVAGYYFEKSLRGKSYGEAASRVGVLVMSGFIVGESLFNVGLAALIVLSGKAEPLAFGAGIEESVGMLIALAVAAAILVTLYRWAANSARRIEV comes from the coding sequence ATGAGCCAACCCTCTTCGTCCAATCCACTCGAATTTTCGGCGCGGGGGATCATCCTCGGCGTCCTCATCACGCTGGTCTTCACGGCCGCGCAAGTCTACCTCGGCCTGAAAGTCGGCCTCACGTTCGCCACGTCGATCCCCGCCGCCGTCATCTCGATGGCGCTGCTGTCGGCGTTCAAGGATGCGACGATCCAGGAAAACAATATCGTGCAGACGATCGCCTCCGCCGCCGGCACGCTGGCGTCGGTGATCTTCGTGTTGCCGGGCCTGCTGATGATCGGCTGGTGGGCCAAGATCCCGTTCTGGCCCACGTTCGGCGCCTGTGCGATCGGCGGCGTGCTCGGCGTGATGTACACGATCCCGCTGCGCCGCGCGCTGGTGTCGCAATCGAAGCTGCCGTACCCGGAGGGCGTGGCCGCCGCGGAGGTGCTGAAGGTGGGCACCCAGTCGCGTGCCGGCGCGCAGGAAGGCAAGGCCGGCCTGAAGGCGGTGATCTGGGGCACGCTGGCCTCGGCGTTCTTCGCGCTGCTGGCCGGCGCCAAGGTGATCGCCGGCGAAGTGTCGCATTACTTCCGCTTCGGCGCCGGCAGCGGCGCCACGGGCCTGGGCGCGGCGAGCTCGCTGGCGCTGATCGGCGCCGGCCACCTGATGGGCATCACGGTCGGCATCGCGATGCTGGTCGGACTGGTCATCGCGTGGGGCATCCTGGTGCCGGTGCTGACGTCGCTCACGCCGATGGCGGCTGGCGCGTCCGTGGCCGACCACGCGCTCGGCGTGTGGAGCACCCAGGTGCGCATGATGGGCGCGGGCACGATCGGCGCGGCGGCGATCGTCACGCTGGCCACGCTGGCCAAGCCCGTGTTCGGCGGCCTGAAGTCGGCACTGGACGCCTCGCGCGCGGCGAAGCATGGTGGCGCCGCGGTGCCGCGCGAGGAACGCGACATGCCGATCTTCATCGTCGGCCTGGTTACGCTGATCGCGATGGTGCCGGCCGGCTGGCTGCTGTCGGCCTTCCTCGAAGGCGGCGTGCTGGCGTCGATCGCCACGCCGCTGGTGGTGGTCGGCATCGGCTACATCCTGGTGGCCGGCCTGCTGGCGGCGGCCGTGTGCGGCTACATGGCGGGCCTGATCGGTTCGTCGAACTCGCCGGTCTCCGGCATCGCCATCCTGACGATCCTCGGCGCCGCCACGTCGGTCGGCTTCGTGGGCCGCGAAGTGATGGGGCCGGAAACCACGCAGGCACTGATCGCCTTTGCACTGTTCGTCACCACCGTCGTGCTGGCGGTGGCCGTGATCGGCAACGACAACCTGCAGGACCTGAAGACCGGCCAGCTGGTCGGCGCCACGCCGTGGAAGCAGCAGGTCGCGCTGATCATCGGCGTGTTCGCCGGTTCGTGCGTGGTGCCGCCGGTGCTGGAGCTGCTGAACCAGGCGTACGGCTTTGCCGGCGCGCCGAACAACCAGGCGATCTCGGACCAGCCGCTGGCCGCGCCGCAGGCCACGCTGATCTCCACGCTGGCACGCGGCGTGATCGGCGGCGACCTGCCGTGGCACCTGATCGGCTGGGGCGCCGCCATCGGCCTGATCCTCGTGGCGATCGATTTCGTGCTGAAGAAAACCAGCCACGGCAAGTACAGCCTGCCGCCGCTGGGCGTGGGCCTGGCCGTCTACCTGCCCTCGGCCGTGACGGCACCGGTGGTGGTGGGCGCGGTGGCCGGCTACTACTTCGAGAAGTCGTTGCGCGGCAAGAGCTATGGCGAGGCGGCGTCCCGCGTGGGCGTGCTCGTGATGTCCGGCTTCATCGTCGGCGAGAGCCTGTTCAACGTGGGGCTGGCGGCATTGATCGTCCTCTCCGGCAAGGCCGAGCCGCTGGCGTTCGGCGCCGGTATCGAGGAATCGGTCGGCATGCTGATTGCGCTGGCAGTGGCCGCCGCGATCCTCGTCACGCTGTACCGCTGGGCCGCCAATTCGGCCCGCAGGATCGAGGTGTAA
- a CDS encoding aldo/keto reductase produces the protein MNPIDRHRLGQGTWYMGEDSARASDEVRALQLGVDLGITLIDTAEMYGEGGAERVVGAAIAGRRDAVTLVSKVYPHNAGRAEVQRACERSLGRLGTDRIDLYLLHWRGGVPLAETLEGFEALRRAGKILAYGVSNFDTPDMEEALRAPGGTAIAANQVMYNLRRRGVEFSLLPWCRERGIPVMAYSPLESGRREQQRLFGDPVLAQVAARHGATPAQIALAWLFAQEGVTAIPKAVHPDHVRANRAALDIVLTPEDLAALDGAFPPPRRKVPLDIL, from the coding sequence ATGAATCCGATCGACAGGCACAGGCTGGGGCAGGGCACGTGGTACATGGGCGAAGACAGCGCCCGCGCGAGCGACGAGGTGCGCGCGCTGCAACTGGGCGTGGATCTCGGCATCACGCTGATCGACACGGCCGAGATGTACGGCGAAGGCGGCGCCGAGCGTGTCGTGGGCGCGGCGATCGCGGGGCGGCGCGACGCGGTTACCCTCGTCAGCAAGGTCTACCCGCACAACGCCGGCCGCGCCGAAGTGCAGCGCGCCTGCGAGCGCAGCCTGGGCCGGCTGGGCACCGACCGCATCGACCTGTACCTGCTGCACTGGCGCGGCGGGGTGCCGCTGGCGGAAACGCTGGAGGGCTTCGAAGCGCTGCGCCGGGCCGGCAAGATCCTCGCGTACGGCGTCAGCAACTTCGATACGCCGGACATGGAAGAAGCGCTGCGCGCCCCGGGCGGCACCGCGATCGCCGCCAACCAGGTGATGTACAACCTGCGCCGGCGCGGCGTCGAGTTCAGCCTGCTGCCGTGGTGCCGCGAGCGCGGCATTCCCGTGATGGCCTATTCGCCGCTCGAATCCGGCCGGCGCGAGCAGCAGCGCCTGTTCGGCGACCCCGTGCTGGCGCAGGTCGCCGCGCGGCACGGCGCCACGCCGGCGCAGATCGCTCTGGCGTGGCTGTTCGCGCAGGAGGGCGTGACGGCGATCCCGAAAGCCGTGCACCCCGACCACGTGCGCGCCAACCGCGCCGCGCTCGATATCGTGCTCACGCCGGAAGACCTGGCCGCGCTCGACGGCGCATTCCCGCCGCCGCGGCGGAAGGTGCCGCTGGATATTCTCTAG
- a CDS encoding flagellar brake protein, which produces MTSTTKHLRWLDSPAVRRFSAQLRPKWTALQVFRGSAKGYVKTEAAGSPSAGGHPQRRAEPCAAEIVARIPLNAQPHEIADPLAIRESLQMLADRGEAVTIYPAGAIEPVLACILSVHETEPEFTLLLNEGSTLPAGSCTFVTRLDSARFQFELTDDRAALPGAPARVRVAFPSHGLVLNRRATARLETPLAGNYTASFVLFGTPYELQLYDVATGGIGMRCAPRDSPGLHIGRKLQRVRLELNETVVICDLEVRLSRRFRSFLLGEQVQIGCRFVNLSPLMQVAVEKAIGKMTLGRR; this is translated from the coding sequence ATGACTTCGACTACCAAACACCTTCGCTGGCTGGATTCGCCGGCCGTGCGCCGCTTCAGCGCGCAATTGCGGCCGAAATGGACCGCGCTGCAGGTATTCCGCGGCAGCGCGAAAGGCTATGTCAAGACGGAGGCGGCCGGCTCGCCATCCGCCGGCGGCCATCCGCAACGCAGGGCCGAACCTTGCGCCGCGGAGATCGTCGCGCGGATTCCCCTTAACGCCCAGCCGCACGAGATCGCCGATCCGCTGGCGATCCGTGAATCGCTGCAGATGCTGGCCGACCGCGGCGAGGCGGTGACGATCTACCCTGCCGGTGCGATCGAACCGGTACTGGCCTGCATTCTTTCCGTGCACGAGACGGAGCCGGAGTTCACGCTGCTGCTCAACGAGGGCAGCACTCTGCCGGCAGGCAGCTGCACGTTCGTCACGCGGCTCGATTCGGCCCGGTTCCAGTTCGAACTCACGGACGACCGGGCAGCGCTGCCCGGCGCGCCCGCACGCGTGCGGGTGGCGTTTCCATCCCATGGCCTGGTGCTGAACCGGCGCGCCACGGCGCGCCTGGAAACCCCGCTGGCCGGCAACTACACCGCTTCGTTCGTGCTGTTCGGCACCCCGTACGAGCTGCAGCTGTACGACGTGGCCACCGGCGGCATCGGCATGCGCTGCGCGCCGCGCGATTCGCCAGGCCTGCACATCGGCCGCAAGCTGCAGCGCGTGCGCCTGGAGCTGAACGAAACGGTGGTCATCTGCGACCTGGAAGTGCGGCTGTCGCGGCGCTTCCGCTCGTTCCTGCTGGGCGAGCAGGTGCAGATCGGCTGCCGCTTCGTCAACCTGTCGCCGCTGATGCAGGTCGCCGTCGAAAAGGCGATCGGCAAGATGACGCTGGGGCGGCGGTAG
- a CDS encoding pseudouridine synthase, translated as MSEELLRLSKRMSELGLCSRREADEWIAKGWVRVDGQVVSELGVKVYPSQKVTVERQAAAEQSKRVTILINKPMGYVSGQAEDGYTPAVALIKPENRWPDDPSPEQFHPTQLRSLVPAGRLDIDSVGLLVLTQDGRVAKHLIGQDTDIDKEYLVRVEYTKPGTLPDTELRKLNHGLWMDGKPLLPAKVRWQNEDQLSFTLREGKKRQIRRMCDMVGLKVVGLKRVRIGKVKLGDLPVGQWRYLAPDERF; from the coding sequence ATGTCTGAAGAACTTTTGCGTTTATCGAAACGCATGTCCGAACTGGGGTTGTGCTCGCGCCGCGAAGCCGACGAATGGATTGCCAAGGGCTGGGTGCGCGTGGACGGCCAGGTCGTGTCCGAACTGGGCGTGAAAGTCTACCCGAGCCAGAAAGTCACCGTGGAGCGGCAGGCCGCCGCCGAGCAGAGCAAGCGCGTGACGATCCTGATCAACAAGCCGATGGGCTATGTCAGCGGCCAGGCCGAGGATGGCTATACCCCCGCCGTGGCGCTGATCAAGCCGGAAAACCGCTGGCCGGACGATCCGTCCCCCGAGCAGTTCCACCCCACGCAGCTGCGCAGCCTCGTGCCGGCCGGCCGCCTGGACATCGATTCGGTGGGCCTGCTGGTGCTCACGCAGGACGGCCGCGTGGCCAAGCACCTGATCGGCCAGGACACCGATATCGACAAGGAATACCTGGTACGCGTGGAATACACCAAGCCGGGCACGTTGCCGGACACGGAATTGCGCAAGTTGAACCACGGCCTGTGGATGGATGGCAAGCCCCTGCTGCCGGCCAAGGTGCGCTGGCAAAACGAGGACCAGCTGTCCTTCACCCTGCGCGAAGGCAAGAAGCGCCAGATCCGCCGCATGTGCGACATGGTGGGCCTGAAAGTGGTGGGCCTGAAGCGCGTGCGCATCGGCAAGGTCAAGCTGGGCGACCTGCCGGTGGGCCAGTGGCGCTACCTTGCACCGGATGAGCGGTTTTAG
- a CDS encoding [protein-PII] uridylyltransferase, which translates to MSSLAMNSDPREQLRGSLKLRLKSDRQLVIARFREDGMPEKLLRNLRHSVDEVLTQAWNAAGLPAQSALVAVGGYGRGELFPYSDVDVLILLHQAPDEDTRHRLEELVQLLWDLGLEIGSAIRTVEECLTESKADITVQTSLLEARLVTGNADLFARLEREYDAAMDPQAFFHAKTSEMRQRHAKYEDTAFSLEPNCKESPGGLRDLQVILWVAKAAGLASSWRTLATRGLITQTEARQLMEKERAFKDIRVRLHLHAGRREDRLVFDVQTAIAESLGLQTTGTGVHMRRASEYLMQRYYWAAKTVVQLNTILLQNIEAMLFPQGCDTHPINERFNEVNGFIDIASDDVFETTPSAILEVFVLMTERPALKGITARATRALWHERFKIDAAFRADPVNRAYFLRILQAPSGIIHALRRMNELSILGRYLPNFRKIVGQMQHDLFHVYTVDQHILMVVRNMRRFTMTEHAHEYPYCSQLMANYPQHWLLYVAALFHDIAKGRGGDHSKLGVADAVQFCQDHGMSADETELVAFLVEQHLLMSTVAQKQDLSDPDVIEAFAKAVRDERHLTGLYLLTVCDIRGTSPKVWNAWKAKLLEDLYRMTLRVLGGEPHSADRELKNRQHEALATLRLYGLPPSAHEELWKQLDMAYFLRHDASDIAWQTRALYDRLGSEKPVVKCRLAPIGEGLQIAVYVKDQPDLFARICGYFDRKNFSILDAKIHTTKHGYALDTFLVTEQSFAKSYRDIISLIEHELCDLLQTQAPMQPPVRGRLSRLSRTFPIQPTVDLRPDERGQYYLLSVTANDRTGLLYSIANVLTKYRVNLHTAKVMTLGERVEDVFIVDGQSLSSARTQIQLETDLLEALKV; encoded by the coding sequence ATGTCTTCCCTCGCGATGAACAGCGATCCCCGCGAACAGCTGCGCGGTTCCCTCAAGCTGCGGTTGAAGTCCGACCGCCAGCTGGTGATCGCCCGGTTCCGCGAGGACGGCATGCCGGAAAAACTGCTGCGCAACCTGCGCCACAGCGTGGACGAGGTGCTCACGCAGGCGTGGAACGCCGCCGGCCTGCCGGCGCAGAGCGCGCTGGTGGCCGTGGGCGGCTATGGCCGCGGCGAACTGTTCCCGTATTCCGACGTCGATGTGCTGATCCTGCTGCACCAGGCGCCGGACGAGGATACCCGCCACCGCCTCGAGGAACTGGTGCAGCTGCTGTGGGACCTGGGCCTGGAAATCGGCTCCGCGATCCGCACGGTGGAGGAATGCCTGACCGAATCGAAGGCCGACATCACGGTGCAGACCAGCCTGCTGGAAGCGCGCCTCGTCACCGGCAACGCCGACCTGTTCGCCCGCCTGGAACGCGAATACGACGCGGCGATGGACCCGCAGGCGTTCTTCCATGCGAAGACCAGCGAGATGCGGCAGCGCCACGCCAAGTATGAAGACACGGCCTTCAGCCTGGAACCGAACTGCAAGGAAAGCCCCGGCGGCCTGCGCGACCTGCAGGTGATCCTGTGGGTGGCCAAGGCGGCGGGCCTGGCCAGCTCGTGGCGCACGCTGGCCACGCGCGGCCTGATCACGCAGACCGAGGCGCGCCAGCTGATGGAAAAGGAGCGCGCCTTCAAGGATATCCGCGTGCGCCTGCACCTGCATGCCGGCCGGCGCGAAGACCGCCTGGTGTTCGACGTGCAGACGGCGATCGCCGAAAGCCTCGGCCTGCAGACCACCGGCACCGGCGTGCACATGCGCCGCGCCAGCGAATACCTGATGCAGCGCTACTACTGGGCCGCCAAGACGGTGGTGCAGCTGAACACGATCCTGCTGCAGAACATCGAGGCGATGCTGTTCCCGCAGGGTTGCGACACGCACCCGATCAACGAGCGCTTCAACGAAGTGAACGGCTTCATCGACATCGCCAGCGACGATGTGTTCGAAACCACGCCTTCGGCGATCCTCGAGGTGTTCGTGCTGATGACGGAACGCCCGGCCCTGAAAGGCATCACGGCCCGCGCCACGCGCGCGCTGTGGCACGAGCGTTTCAAGATCGACGCGGCGTTCCGCGCCGATCCCGTCAACCGCGCCTACTTCCTGCGCATCCTGCAGGCGCCTTCCGGCATCATCCACGCGCTGCGCCGGATGAACGAGCTGTCGATCCTGGGCCGCTACCTGCCGAACTTCCGCAAGATCGTGGGCCAGATGCAGCACGACCTGTTCCACGTCTACACGGTGGACCAGCATATCCTGATGGTGGTGCGCAACATGCGCCGCTTCACGATGACGGAGCACGCGCACGAATACCCGTACTGCAGCCAGCTGATGGCGAACTACCCGCAGCACTGGCTGCTGTACGTGGCCGCGCTGTTCCACGACATCGCCAAGGGCCGCGGCGGCGACCACTCGAAGCTCGGCGTGGCCGACGCGGTGCAGTTCTGCCAGGACCACGGCATGAGCGCCGACGAGACGGAGCTGGTGGCCTTCCTCGTCGAGCAGCACCTGCTGATGTCGACGGTGGCGCAGAAGCAGGACCTGTCCGATCCGGACGTGATCGAAGCGTTCGCCAAGGCGGTGCGCGACGAACGGCACCTGACGGGCCTGTACCTGCTGACCGTGTGCGACATCCGCGGTACCAGCCCGAAGGTGTGGAACGCCTGGAAGGCCAAGCTGCTGGAAGACCTGTACAGGATGACGCTGCGCGTGCTGGGCGGCGAACCGCATTCGGCCGACCGCGAGCTGAAGAACCGCCAGCACGAGGCGCTGGCCACGCTGCGGCTGTATGGCCTGCCGCCGTCGGCGCACGAGGAACTGTGGAAGCAGCTCGACATGGCGTATTTCCTGCGCCACGACGCCTCCGACATCGCCTGGCAGACGCGCGCGCTGTACGACCGGCTGGGCAGCGAGAAGCCGGTGGTGAAGTGCCGGCTGGCGCCGATCGGCGAAGGGCTGCAGATCGCCGTCTACGTCAAGGACCAGCCGGACCTGTTCGCCCGCATCTGCGGCTACTTCGACCGCAAGAATTTCTCCATCCTGGATGCGAAGATCCACACCACGAAGCACGGCTACGCGCTCGACACGTTCCTGGTTACCGAGCAGAGCTTCGCCAAGAGCTACCGCGACATCATCAGCCTGATCGAGCACGAACTGTGCGACCTGCTGCAGACGCAGGCGCCGATGCAGCCGCCGGTGCGCGGCCGGCTGTCGCGCCTGTCACGCACGTTCCCGATCCAGCCGACCGTGGACCTGCGCCCCGACGAGCGTGGCCAGTACTACCTGCTGTCGGTGACGGCGAACGACCGCACCGGCCTGCTCTATTCGATCGCCAACGTGCTGACGAAATACCGTGTGAACCTGCACACCGCCAAGGTGATGACCCTTGGCGAGCGCGTGGAAGACGTGTTCATCGTGGACGGCCAGTCGCTGTCCTCGGCGCGCACGCAGATCCAGCTTGAAACCGATTTACTGGAAGCCTTGAAAGTCTGA
- a CDS encoding extracellular catalytic domain type 1 short-chain-length polyhydroxyalkanoate depolymerase, whose protein sequence is MMKFDAQLMARLQAATQLMMKDGPVAATAAIQRALAGGEAPAADVHTENVHTENVRADNVHAAPAAHPPGATMKDLNAPPEPARAGTAPRMRKAAPKRAAGSPSSAGAKPEAKPYTANASAQAAGDTPFNGKGGATAMPGIAELLAKAGIALPEGFKGGMPDGLKGLQGLQGGLPEGLLDGLQNGLPEGLLEKLKSGKLPGARKRTPAAPLPEGARFDSASFTCQAGTRGYKLYVPSNYKETGAPVPLVVMLHGCTQDPDDFAAGTRMNAVAEETGCIVAYPCQSMQANSSKCWNWFSAADQQRDRGEPAIIAGIARQVMADHRIDPARVSIAGLSAGGAMAVIVAALYPDLFNAAGVHSGLPIGSASDLPSALQAMQQGAKGGGQPVSSPPLIVFHGDKDHTVNPKNGTDVLQHGLAGHDAGSPEVERTKAPGGRKYTRSIHRHADGRVLAEHWELHGGGHAWAGGSASGSYTDPTGPDASRAMVQFFESVAKTGTVQAA, encoded by the coding sequence ATGATGAAATTCGATGCCCAACTGATGGCCCGCCTGCAGGCAGCCACGCAACTGATGATGAAGGACGGCCCCGTGGCCGCCACCGCCGCGATCCAGCGTGCCCTGGCCGGCGGGGAAGCGCCGGCCGCCGATGTGCACACCGAAAATGTGCACACCGAAAATGTGCGCGCCGACAATGTGCACGCAGCCCCTGCCGCGCACCCGCCGGGCGCCACGATGAAAGACCTGAACGCGCCACCCGAGCCTGCCCGTGCCGGCACGGCACCGCGCATGCGCAAGGCCGCGCCGAAGCGTGCCGCCGGCTCCCCGTCTTCCGCCGGGGCCAAACCCGAGGCCAAGCCGTACACGGCCAATGCCTCGGCGCAGGCCGCCGGAGACACGCCGTTCAACGGCAAAGGCGGCGCCACGGCCATGCCCGGCATCGCCGAGCTGCTGGCCAAGGCCGGCATCGCGCTGCCGGAAGGGTTCAAGGGCGGCATGCCCGACGGCCTGAAAGGACTGCAGGGCCTGCAGGGCGGCCTTCCCGAAGGCCTGCTGGACGGCCTGCAGAATGGCTTGCCTGAAGGACTGCTTGAAAAACTGAAAAGCGGCAAGCTGCCCGGTGCCCGCAAGCGCACGCCGGCCGCCCCGCTGCCGGAAGGCGCCCGTTTCGACAGCGCCAGCTTCACCTGCCAGGCGGGCACCCGCGGCTACAAGCTGTATGTGCCGAGCAATTACAAGGAAACCGGAGCGCCGGTGCCGCTGGTTGTGATGCTGCACGGCTGCACCCAGGACCCGGACGACTTCGCCGCCGGCACGCGCATGAACGCGGTGGCGGAGGAAACGGGCTGCATCGTCGCTTACCCGTGCCAGTCCATGCAGGCCAACAGCTCGAAATGCTGGAACTGGTTCAGCGCCGCCGACCAGCAGCGCGACCGCGGCGAACCGGCGATCATCGCCGGCATCGCCCGGCAGGTGATGGCCGACCACAGGATCGATCCGGCGCGTGTCAGCATCGCCGGCCTGTCGGCGGGCGGCGCGATGGCGGTCATCGTCGCGGCACTGTACCCGGACCTGTTCAACGCGGCCGGCGTGCACTCCGGCCTGCCGATCGGCAGCGCCAGCGACCTGCCCTCGGCATTGCAGGCCATGCAGCAGGGCGCGAAGGGAGGCGGCCAGCCGGTATCGAGCCCGCCATTGATCGTGTTCCATGGCGACAAGGATCACACCGTCAATCCGAAGAACGGTACCGACGTGCTGCAACACGGACTGGCGGGCCATGACGCCGGCTCGCCCGAGGTCGAACGGACCAAGGCGCCGGGCGGGCGCAAGTACACCCGCTCGATCCACCGCCACGCGGACGGCCGGGTGCTGGCCGAACACTGGGAACTGCACGGCGGCGGCCATGCCTGGGCCGGCGGCAGCGCCAGCGGCAGCTACACGGACCCGACCGGGCCCGATGCCAGCCGCGCGATGGTGCAATTCTTCGAGTCGGTGGCGAAAACGGGCACGGTGCAGGCGGCATGA
- a CDS encoding CopG family transcriptional regulator, with protein sequence MPDLKLRPADSEKITINLFPVDLGQIDLLVQQGFYANRSDLIRTAIRNQLNQHADVVRQTVERNQFVLGLQQFAAADLEAVRATGEMLNIRVLGLATIAPDVSPELAVATIQSIAVLGALHASPAVKAALAGRIS encoded by the coding sequence ATGCCGGACCTGAAGCTTCGCCCCGCCGATTCGGAAAAGATCACGATCAACCTGTTCCCTGTCGATCTGGGACAGATCGACCTGCTGGTGCAGCAGGGGTTCTATGCGAACCGCTCGGACCTGATCCGCACCGCGATCCGCAACCAGCTGAACCAGCATGCGGACGTGGTACGGCAAACGGTGGAGCGCAACCAGTTCGTGCTCGGCCTGCAGCAGTTCGCGGCCGCCGACCTGGAAGCCGTTCGCGCCACGGGAGAGATGCTCAATATCCGTGTGCTGGGCCTGGCGACGATCGCGCCGGATGTCTCGCCCGAACTGGCCGTGGCCACCATTCAGTCGATCGCCGTGCTGGGCGCGCTGCATGCGAGCCCGGCCGTGAAAGCGGCACTGGCTGGCCGCATCAGCTGA